One stretch of Deltaproteobacteria bacterium DNA includes these proteins:
- the eboE gene encoding metabolite traffic protein EboE yields MKIPGYPDTLLCYCQNVHPAETWDEAFSAISTHALAVRERVSPFSPFGLGLRLSKKAADTLIRPGNLAAFRDFLRSRDCYVFTINGFPYGNFHATPVKERVYAPDWRDADRLSYTLSLAEILAGLLPDGISGSVSTVPGSWKPWLKGPGDVEEIRANLGRAALGLAEIFERTGRTVNLALEPEPGCLLETTRETIDFFDTLPDEARGRIGVCLDACHAATVFEEPSESLAALLKNGVPVFKVQVSAALSAELPEGLAALKKFADPVYLHQTRIIGEDGCIRAWDDLPEALDAYNGGKGTCRVHFHVPLHTPPMPGFSSTAEGLSPLFFALALQGGVSHFEIETYTFDVLPPELKACGVVTSIAKEYGWVLSRLPGA; encoded by the coding sequence TTGAAAATACCGGGATATCCAGACACCCTTCTTTGCTACTGCCAAAACGTTCACCCGGCGGAAACCTGGGACGAGGCATTTTCGGCCATAAGCACCCACGCCTTGGCTGTTCGGGAGAGGGTCTCGCCCTTTAGCCCCTTCGGACTGGGCTTGAGGCTCTCGAAAAAGGCCGCAGACACGCTCATCCGGCCCGGAAACCTTGCGGCTTTCAGGGACTTCCTCAGAAGCCGCGACTGCTACGTCTTCACCATCAACGGGTTCCCCTACGGTAATTTTCACGCGACCCCGGTAAAGGAGCGGGTTTACGCGCCCGACTGGAGGGATGCGGATCGCCTTTCCTATACCCTCTCGCTTGCCGAAATCCTTGCGGGCCTTCTTCCCGATGGAATTTCAGGCTCCGTAAGCACCGTGCCCGGCTCCTGGAAGCCCTGGCTGAAAGGCCCTGGCGACGTGGAGGAAATACGCGCCAACCTTGGCCGGGCCGCCCTTGGCCTTGCCGAAATCTTTGAGCGCACGGGCCGCACGGTGAATCTCGCCCTGGAGCCGGAGCCCGGCTGCCTTCTTGAAACAACCCGTGAGACCATAGATTTTTTCGACACCCTGCCCGACGAGGCCCGTGGGCGCATAGGCGTTTGCCTGGACGCCTGCCACGCCGCCACGGTTTTCGAGGAGCCTTCGGAAAGCCTCGCCGCACTTTTGAAAAACGGCGTTCCGGTGTTCAAGGTGCAGGTTTCGGCGGCCCTTTCGGCGGAGCTTCCGGAAGGCCTTGCCGCGCTGAAAAAATTCGCCGATCCGGTCTATCTGCATCAGACCCGGATAATAGGCGAAGACGGTTGCATCAGGGCATGGGACGACCTCCCGGAGGCCCTCGACGCTTACAACGGCGGAAAAGGAACCTGCCGGGTCCACTTCCACGTTCCCCTTCACACCCCTCCCATGCCCGGCTTTTCAAGCACGGCGGAGGGCCTTTCTCCTCTATTCTTCGCCCTGGCCCTTCAAGGCGGGGTGAGCCATTTCGAGATCGAAACCTACACATTCGATGTGCTTCCCCCGGAACTTAAAGCCTGCGGGGTGGTCACCTCCATCGCAAAAGAATACGGGTGGGTGCTTTCCCGGCTTCCGGGCGCTTGA